A genomic stretch from Mya arenaria isolate MELC-2E11 chromosome 10, ASM2691426v1 includes:
- the LOC128204877 gene encoding perlucin-like translates to MFGVLVLLSLTGFGYSACPQGWQSDYGHCYQFNTSNRKTWTDAATACRYEDVRAHLVYIDSAEEDLYIVSKLKPLVDTGQSSDKLTSVWIGGEDPVEGAWQWYGTGDPIVEYTNWYPGQPDSGSGDHDEDCVCLVGNHNYLWQDHRCTEPMFYVCDME, encoded by the exons atgtttGGAGTTTTAGTCTTGTTGTCGCTAACAGGCTTTg gcTACTCGGCGTGTCCCCAGGGCTGGCAATCTGACTACGGACACTGCTACCAGTTCAACACCAGCAACCGTAAAACATGGACTGACGCCGCG ACAGCATGTCGCTATGAGGACGTGCGCGCGCATTTGGTTTACATCGATTCTGCAGAAGAAGACCTTTACATTGTCTCCAAGCTAAAACCTCTTGTAGATACAG GTCAATCGAGTGATAAGCTGACTTCCGTTTGGATTGGCGGGGAAGATCCGGTTGAAGGGGCGTGGCAATGGTACGGCACGGGCGACCCGATCGTCGAGTACACAAACTGGTACCCAG GTCAGCCTGACAGCGGAAGTGGCGACCACGATGAGGACTGTGTTTGTCTGGTCGGGAACCACAACTACCTCTGGCAGGACCACAGGTGCACGGAGCCCATGTTCTACGTCTGTGATATGGAGTAA